In the genome of Tsukamurella paurometabola DSM 20162, the window GGTGGTCACGTGCACCTCGTCGTGCAGGCGGCGCAGCCAGGCCCGCAGCTCATCGCGGACCTTCGCATCGAGCGCGCCGAAGGGCTCATCGAGCAGCAACACCTTCGGATCGACCGCGAGGGCGCGGGCGAGCGCCATGCGCTGGCGCTGGCCGCCGGACAACTGTGCCGGGTAGCGCTTCTGGAAGCCGGCGAGCCCCACCACCTCGAGTAGTTCATCGACCTTGGCGTTGACCTCGGCTGCCGGACGCTTGCGGATCTTCAGGCCGAAGGCCACGTTCTCGCGGACCGTCATGTGCTTGAAGGCCGCGTAGTGCTGGAAGACGAATCCGATGTCACGGTGCTGCGGCGACGCGTCGGTCACATCGCGCCCGTCGATCTCGACCCGACCGGAATCGAGACGATCGAGGCCGGCGATGGACCGCAACAGCGTTGACTTGCCGGAGCCCGAGGGGCCGAGCAGCGCGGTCAGGGAGCCGTCCGGAATCTCCAGCGACACATCGTCCAGGGCGGCGAAGTCGCCGTAGCGCTTGTTCGC includes:
- a CDS encoding sulfate/molybdate ABC transporter ATP-binding protein, which translates into the protein MTINVVGANKRYGDFAALDDVSLEIPDGSLTALLGPSGSGKSTLLRSIAGLDRLDSGRVEIDGRDVTDASPQHRDIGFVFQHYAAFKHMTVRENVAFGLKIRKRPAAEVNAKVDELLEVVGLAGFQKRYPAQLSGGQRQRMALARALAVDPKVLLLDEPFGALDAKVRDELRAWLRRLHDEVHVTTVIVTHDQQEALDIADRIAVLNRGRIEQVGTPGDVYDRPETPFVMSFLGSVAKLNGIMVRPHDIRVGRTPELARQGEQTSEEAGVLRAEVERVVYLGFEVRVELKNSATGERFHAQITRGDAAALDLSDGDIVYVRATHVPEIPTAS